A window of Chromohalobacter canadensis genomic DNA:
TGACCGGAGTGCCGCTGGATCGGATTACCGTCAAGCTGGGGGATTCCTCCTACCCGGACGGGCCGATCTCCGGCGGCTCCTGGGCCACGGCGACGACGCTCCCGGCCATCGCCGGCGCGGCACGTAATGCGCTTGACGAGCTCAAGCGTTACGCCACGGGTGGCAACGGCATTTTCGCCGAGGCCAGCGCGGACGATCTAAGCGTGGCCGATGGTGCCTTGCGTTATGACGGCAAGCAGGCGAGTTTCGCCGAGGTACTCGACGCCGCGCGTTATGGCAGTGCCGATGGTGAAGCGCATACCGAGGCCGCCGACTCGAAATACTCCTACCGCTCCTTCGGTGCCCATTTCGTCGAGGTACGCTGGGATCCGGGCATCTCGCACCTGCGTGTGTCGCGCGTGGTCAGTGCCATCGATGTAGGCAAGGTGATCAACGAAACCACCGCGCGTAACCAGGTCGAGGGCGCCGTCGTCATGGGCGTGGGCATGGGCCTCTTCGAAGCCACCGAGTACGACGAGCGCAACGGCCGCCCCGTGAACAACGACTACGCAGAGTACGTGGTACCGGTGCACGCCGACCAGCCGGAGATCGATGTCATACTGCTCGATTATCCTGATCTGGCGTTCAATGAGTACGGCGCGCGGGGTATCGGCGAAATCGGCATCACCGGGCTTGCCGCCGCCATCGGCAATGCGGTGCACCATGCCACCGGCAAGCGCATTCGCGAACTGCCGATCACCCTCGACAAGCTGATGGACGACGTGCCCCAGGCGCAAAGCGCCTAAGGAGCATCGACTGGCCTCAGCGCCTCGCGCCGCCGTCAGCTGGCGCTGCGAGGTGTTGCAGGTCCGAGGGTGTATCGATGTCCAGCAGGATGCCGGGATCATCGACCTCTACTTCCCGGTAGCATGCGGGGTGCTGGTGGATAAGCCGCCGCGCCCCGCTATCCCCTTCCAGGCGCGTGAGAGCCGGCCAGAAATCGCGTCCGAACAGTACCGGGTGGCCGGGACGGCCGGCATGCCGGGGGCGAATTATGTGTGCGACATCGGCGGCGTGCTGCAAGCGGCGCAGCGTGTCGGCGCGAATGGCGGGCATGTCGCCGAGCAGTATTGCGGCTGCCTGAACGTCGGCGAGTGACGGATCCCCTGCGAGCGTCGCGAAGGCCTCGGCCAGGCTGGTGCCCAGCCCGCGCTCGGCGTGTGCGACACCTATCACGGGCGCGTGCTCGTCCAGGCCGAAATGCGCTGGCGTCTCGGTGTCGCGCAGCACCACGCGACAGTGAGTGAAGGCCTCGGCCGCATGCGCGAAGGAAGCGTTCAGCAGCGTCTCGCCCCCTGCGAGCAGGGCGCGGCGCTTGTCCTGCTCTCCGAAACGCCGCGAGCTTCCGGCGGCCATGATCACGGCGACCACGCGCTTACAGGGCATCGCGTGCCTTGCCGCGTCGCACGCGCACGATATCGGCCATGACCGCCAGCGCGATTTCGGCGGGTGTCTTGCTCCCGAGTGCCAGGCCGATGGGCATGTGCAGACGTTCGATATCTTCCTCGCTGAGTCCGCCGGTGCGTGCCAGCCGTTCGGCACGGGCCGTCGAGGTGCGTCGCGAGCCCATGACCCCGATGTAGAACGCCGGCGTTCGCACGGCCTCGATCATTGTCAGATCATCCAGGCGTGGGTCATGGGTCAAGGCGACGATGGCCGTGGCTGCGTGGCTCGCGCCCGAGGCAATGAAGGCGCTGGGCAGCTCGCGTCGCGTGCGTATCCCGGGAAGCGCCACGTCTTCCCATGCCTCTTCGCGCGGATCGCAGACGATGACCTCGAACCCCATCGAGCGTGCGAATTCGGCGCAGGCGAGCGCTACCGGCGACATGCCGGCCACGATCAAGCGCGCCACCGGACCGAGACGCACCCGGGCATGATGCGCATCGCACGTTACCCTGGGTCCATTGTCGTCGTCCTCGACGAGCATCGCCGCGCCCGTGGCGAGATCGACCTCGCGGACGGCCTGATGCTGGCCGCGCAGCACGTCATGCACGGCCTCTAGATGGGCCAGCGATGCTGGTGTCGCCGGCAGGCGCTCGATCAGGACATCGAGAATGCCATCGCAGGGCAGCGTCACTGCCGGCCCGTCGGCATGCCCATCGCCGTAGCGTAGCGTGGTGACCGGCATCTCGAAGGCGCCCCGCGTCAGGCGTTCGAGGAAATCCTCCTCGATGCAGCCGCCCGACAAGGAACCTGCATGGCGGCCGTCCCCGCGCGCGACGAATAGCGAGCCCGGCTCACGGGGCGACGAGCCGAACGTCGCCAACACCGTGCACAGCCAGACCGTTTCACCGTCGCGGGCCCAATCAAGCGCTCGCTCGATGACCTGCAAATCCAAGTGTTGCATGCTCAGTACGCTCACCCATTATCGTGTTGCCTCGCGCCGGAGTGTCGACGACGACTGACCGGTGCTTCGAGGCATTCGTGTCATGGGGCCACTATATCGTGCATGACGTGTCATGTGGGGATGGACCTGCCGGCTAGCCAGGTAGCAGTCGTCATGCCATTGCATGAAAATGCCGCATGCGATGCGTGGTTCACCTGATGCCATGGCACTCTTACAGGATTCGGGCTTCCTCGAGATCGGCATGCACCATGACATTGGCGCCTTCCGGTAACAGATAACGTGCGCCGCGATTGAGCGCATCGACATGCAATGAGAACCCTTGGCATTCCACACGGTAGCGAATCACGTTGCCAAGCAATCGACGCTGAACGATGACACCGCCACAGCCGGGGCCGAGATGAGAAGGCGTCGTCGGGTCGTTGATCTCGTCCATCGTACTTTTCAAGTAGAGCGCCTCCGGTCGAAAGACGACCTGGGCGGCGTCCGCTTCATAGCCCAGCAGTGACGACGCTTGCTGTGCATCGAGGCAGTTGTAGGCGCCCATGAAACCGGCCACTTCTTGGCTCGCAGGGCGTGTGTAGAGTGCTTCTCCGTCGCCTTGTTGCAGGATGTTTCCCTTGCCCATCAGGAAGATGCGGTCCGACATCATCAGCGCCTCTTCCTGATCGTGGGTCACGAACAGCGTGGTGAGTCCCAGCTGTTGCTGAATATTGCGAAGCTGCTCGCGCAGGTGCTGGCGGATGCGCGCATCCAGTGCCGACAGCGGCTCATCCATCAGCAGAATGCGGGGCTCGAGGACCAGCGAACGTGCCAGCGCCACGCGCTGCCGCTGTCCACCCGACAGTTGATGCGGATGCTTGTGTGCGTGCGTCTCGAGTTCCACCAGCGACAGCGTTTCATCGACCCGCTGTTGGCGCTCGGCGCTCGGCACCTTGTGCATGCGCAGGCCGAAGGCGACGTTGTCGAAGACCGTCATGTTGGGGAACAAGGCATAGTGCTGAAATACCATGCCGATGCCGCGTTTCTGCGGCGGTAGATGGGTGATGGTTTCGCCATCTACTTCGACGTGACCGGCATCGACCGCCGTCAGTCCGGCGATCGCGCGCAGCAATGTGGACTTACCGCAGCCCGAGGGGCCGAGCAGCGTGACGAACTCGCCACGCGCGATGTCGGCCTCGATCCCTTCGAAGACCGATGTCGCACCGAAGCGCTTGGAGAGTCCCTGCAGGCGCAGGTAGCGCGAATCGGCGGAAGGGGGCTCGGCCACGAGGCTGTCGGCAACGGCGGAACGCTCGGCCACGGCCGTTTCAGGTGAAGCGGGCGTTGCCTCGGGCGTGGAAAGGGGAGCAGGAGCGGAACTCATGTGTCGCCAGCCTCCGGAGCGGTGATTTCTCCCCGGCCGTTGCCCAGCCAGGTGAGAATCAGGATGAACACGAACAAAGTGATGACCAGCGCGCTGGTGAAGTGCCCGCTTTCACGACGCACGTTGAACAGATAGATCTGCAGCGTTTCGAAGCGTGTACCGACCAGCATGTTGGCGAACACGAACTCGCCGATCAGAAATGAGAACGACAGGAAGATCGCGATGCGAATGCCTAGACGCATATTGGGCAGGATGACGTTGAAGAACGCCGTCAGTGGGCTGGCCCCCAGCAACTGTGCGGCTTCCATCAACTCGTTTGCCTCGAAGCTTCTCAGACTGTTGATCAACGAGCGGTACATGAACGGTAGCGCAATCGAGACATAGGTCAGCATCAGGATCCACGGCGTGCCCACCAGCGGCAGTGGTCCGCCGGCATAGAGCTGCAGCAGACCCACCGAGGAGACCACTGGCGGTACGGCGAATGGTGCGAGTATCAGCACGTTCATCCAGCGATCCAGCCGCGGATAGCGGGTATGTGCCAGAAACGCCACGGGCAAGATCAGCACCAGCGATAGCACCAGCGCGCCGGCCACCACGAACAGCGAACGCCCGAATGCGGCGATAAAGCGCGGCGTCGACCACAGTCGGGCCAGTCACTCCAGCGTCAGTCCATCCGGTAGCAGCGTGGCGCCCCAGCGGGTGGAAACGGCGTAGAGCAGCGTGGCCAGTAGTGGCAGGGCCAGCAGCGTGAAGACGGGAATGGCGATCCAAGTGTGTAGGCGCAAACGGTGTGCTGGCGATGCTGTAGGTCTGGCCCAGGCTGGCATGGCCAGGGACTCAGTGATCAGTGACATGATGGCTCCGGCGTAGCAGGCGCTGTTGAATCAGTGTGATCGTTGCTAGCAGCCCGACCAGCAGCAGCGAAAGAGCACTGGCAAGCTCCGGCTGCAGGAAGAGGTCGCCCGCGACAAGGTTGGCGATGCGAATGGTCATCAGGTTGTAGTTGTTGCCGACCAGTGCAAAAACCGTAGCGTAGGTGCCCACGGCGTTGGCCAGCAGAATGGTCAGCGTGCCCGCGATGCTTGGCCAGAGCACTGGGAGGCCGATGTAACGCCAGTAGTCGTGGCGCCTGGCACCTAGAAGGCTGGCCGACTCGCGCCACTCCGCACGCAACGTGCCGAAGGCGGGCAATAACAGCAACACCCCCAGCGGCACCTGAAACCAGGTGTAGATGATCATCAGGCCGGAGCGGGAGTAGAGGGAGAAATCCTCGAACAGCCCGACACGTTGTAATGCCAGCGTCAGCGCGCCGTTGGCACCCAGCAGGATGATGAAGGCGAACGCCAGTGGCACACCGGCGAAGTTGCTGGCCATGTTGGTAAACGCGATCAGCAGGCGGCGCCAGCGTCCCCCGAGGCGGGTCAGGCTGTAGCAGGTGAGCACGGCGATCACGATGCCCGCGAGGCTCGAAACGATGGCGATTTCAAGCGTGCGCCACATTGCCTGGCGGTAGAACGCCGAGGCGATGATTTCCTGAAAATGCGCCAGGCCCCAGCCGTCGCCGACGCGAAAGGCGTTGATCGCCACGAACACCAGCGGCGCCAGCTGAAACGCGGCGAACACGACGAAAAACGGCACCATGCACAGGATGGCCGGCGAGATGAACCGTCGCGCGGTCATTGCTCGATGCCCTCATGATCGTGCGGTGCGATATGCGCTGTCTGTACGTCAGGGCGTTCGAGTATCTCAGGGGCAAGCAATGCCTCATGGTACGCCTTGGTATGCTTGAGCCCCATCAGCGTGGCGAGCGTGCCGCAGAGTTCGGTCTGGCGCAGGCCGTCGAGGCGCTGATTGGTAAATCCCTCACCCAGCGTCCACAGCGGAACATGGCGCTCTTCGGGCAGTGTGCCCGAGTGCGAGCGGTCGGCATTCATGCCGTGGTCGGCGGTGACCACGATCTGGTAGCCGGCCTCCCGCCAGCGTGGCAGGTAATCGGCAAGTGCCACGTCGGCGTGACGGGCCGCGTTGCGATATTGCGCTGAATCCGCACCGTGGCGATGGCCGGAATCGTCGATGTTCATGCTGTGGACCAGCAGGAAGTCCGGGCCCTGCAGTTGACGCATCATCTCGGCATCGCTGAACAGGTGATCGTCGGGATAATGATCGCGCCAGTAGAAAAGCCCGGCCTGAATGGCACTCTTCTCGTTTTGGTGAAAGCGGTGACGTGTGCGATCGAACGGCGCCTCGAGATACAGCTCACTGACCCAGTGATAGGCTGCCGCTGCGGTTCTTCGGCCCTGTCCGACGGCAAGATCGAATAGGCTGACTTCGTGAGAGCGGCGCACGACCTCGTTATGGACCACGCCGGAATCTACCGGACGACGTCCGGTCAGCAAACATTCGTAGAGTGGCCGCGACATGGCGGGCAGCTCGCAGTCTAGCGAGTGATAGGTGGCGCGGCCGGCTTCGCACAGCGCATTGAGATACCCCATGGCGTGGTGGCCGACGGCATGGTTAAGGCCGTCGAGAACGACCAAGATGATGCGTTGGGACATGTGACGACTCCAGGCCGCCTCCGGGAGGGAGGCAGCACGGGTTTCGGCCTAATCAGCGCTGAAGGAGCATCGCCCGAGGCGAGGGCTTGAGATCAGTGCTGACGCGTGAGGACTTCGGACTGCCAGAGCTGCGGCAGTTGGCGCGACGTCTGCTCCCAGGCCTCGAAATCTTCGATGGGGCGCGCATTGGCGTACTCACTGTCGGGCAGCAGCTTGGCGGCGGTGGCGTCATCAAAGTCGAGGTGTTCGGCCCGGATCGGTCGCGCATAGCCCTTGGCCAGATTGGCCTGACCGGCATCGGAGAAGATGTATTCGCGGGCCAGCTTGGCGGCGTCCGGATGCGGTGCGTACTTGTTGATGATCGTGGTATAGCCGGAGACGACCGAGGCATCCGACGGGATCGACACCTCGAACCGGTCGCGGTCGATCTGGTCGCGATAGTTCAGGGCGTTGAAGTCCCATAGCAGGCCGACTTCGATCTCGCCTTTCTCCAGTGCGGCGATGGTCAGATCAGTCAGCGACAGTCGGCCCTGTTCGGCTAGGTCGCCGAAGAGCTCCAGACCGGGTTGCAAATCGCTCTCGTCGCCACCGCGTGCGTAAGCGGCGGCCAGTACGGCGGCGTTGTTCTGCGCACCGGAGCCCACCGGGCCGACAGCAACGCTGTAGTCACCCTCGAGCAGGTCGGCGAACGCGTGGGGGCGCTCGTCTTCGGGCACTAGATCCTTGTTGATGATCATGGCGATGGTACCGGTGTAGGCGAGCGCCCAGTGGCCGTCTTCGTCTTTCGCCCAGTCGGGAATCTGGTCCCAGTGGGACGGCTTGTACGGCTGGGTCACACCCTGCTCGACGGCAATCGGCCCGAAGGCAATGCCCACATCGCCGATGTCGGCGCTGGCGTTCTCGCCTTCAGCACGGAACTTGGCGATTTCCTCGGCGGAACTCATGTCGGTGTCGGAATGTTCCAGGCCATACTCTTCTTTCAGGTCGGCCCAGGTATCTTTCCAATTGGCCCAGCTATCGGGCATGCCGAGGCTGTCGACGCGACCTTCCTGCTGGGCGGCCGCGATCAAGTCATCCATGTTGGGCTGTGCTGCGTTGGCGGTACCGGTAAACAGCGCAAGACTGGCAAGCACGGCCAGCGGCAGGCTAGCGAGTGGGAAACGGGGCGATTTCAAGGCAGCACTCCTCATATTGAAAACGGATCGGGGCATGGAAGCAGGTCAGGGGCAACGTGTTGGTCTAGTCCAACAGCGCTGGAAAGTCAGATTAAGAGCGGCATGTGACTAAGGCGTGTCAGTGTCATAACAGTACGGTGACGATGCCGGCGGGGGCGTGTCATACGATGGACACGCGAAGCGCTTAGATTGCAGGCAGTTTTTGATCTAGACCAACTGGCCATGGATAGTCGATGTCTGCACCCCGTACCCAGCCAATCGCCCTCGAATGTCACCACAGCACTCCCGGCAGCGTCTCGACGCCGACCTGGCATCGTCTGCGCGACGCCCTGCTCGCCCTGATCGACTCACTGGGTAATAACCGCAAACGGCCGTGCAGGTTACCCGCCGAACGAGAAATGATTGCGCGGTTCTCGACGACCCGAATCACGCTGCGCGACGCGTTGACTCAATTGGAAGGCGAAGGACGAATCTATCGCGAAAATCGGCGCGGCTGGTTTATCGCACCATCGCGGCTTCACTACGATCTGCTGGCGGGGTTGGCCTTTCACGACATGGTCGAATCGCAGCAGCGCCAGGCCAGCACGCTGCTGCTCTCGGCGAGTACGGTGCCTGCCCCACTGCACATCGCACGTCGGTTGTGGCTGAGTGAAGGCAGTGCGGTGCAGCGCATCGTGCGGGTGAGGGCCATCGATGGTCGCCGGGTGCTTTACGTCGAGCATCATCTGCGCCCTGACTGCTTTCCCGGCATTCTGGATTTCGATCTGGCGCAGCACTCACTGACCGCACTCTATCGTCACGAATACGCGATTCGCATTGCGCGAGTCGATTACGAACTGGGCTCCACGATCTTCGGAGGTCCGGCGGGAGAGGCGCTGCATGCGACGCCGGGCACGGCGGCCCAGCGGATCACGCGAATCAACCGCGACCAGAACGGGCGCGTGGTCGACTGCGACGACGAATACTGGCGCCATGATGCGATCGAGCTCGCACTGAGCGCTGTTCCGCGCGGCGGCTAGCCGGGCAGCAGGCGTCGGCGTTTGGGAGCGGCGGGGCGAGCGCCGGGGAAGCGATGCTCTATGAGGCGCATCACGCTGGTGAGTACCAGGGTCAGGGCCAGGTAGATGCCGGCGATGAGTAAAAGCGGTTCGTAGACCAGAAAGGTTTCGTCGCGCACCATGTTAGCGGCCTTGAGCAGGTCCATCAGCGCGATGGTCGAGACCAGCGGCACCGACTTGAGCAGCAGGACCAGCTCACCGGTCAGCGTGGGCAAGCACATCTGGATGGCGCGCGGCAGCCACAGCCGGTAGAGAATCTGCCAACGGTTCAGGCCGAAGGCGCGCCCTGCGGCCAGTTCACCCTCGGGTACGCTCAATAGCGCGCCGCGCAGAACTTCGCCCGTGTAGGCGCCGACGCTCAGCGTAAATGTCAGCGCGCCATAGAAGAACGGGTCCCGCAGCAACGGCCAGATCAGGCTTTCCTGCACGCCGGGAATTTCCGGCAGCAGGCGCCCGACCCCGTCGTAGAAAAAGAACAATTGCACGAGCAAGGGCGTGCCGCGTACCACCGTGGTCAGGCCGGTGACCAGCATCGCCAGCGGGCGGGGGCCGCGCAGGCGGGTCACAGCGAACACCACCGCCAGCGCGAAACCGCAGACGGCCGACACGGCGACCAGCCACAGGGTGTTGACGAAGCCGGTCCACAGGGCCTTTTGATAGAACGGATCGCTCAGCCAGGAAAAGTCCATGTCTGGGTGCTCCTAGGTGCTGGGTTGGCCGCGGCGGACGTAACGCTCCGCGCGGGCGAACAAGGCGTTGGAACCCAGCGTCATGACCAGGTACAGCGCCCCGGCGAGCGCGTAGAACAGGGCATAGTCGCGTGTGCTGGCGGCCGCCTGCTGAGCGGTGAAGAACAATTCTTCGAAGCCGATCACGCTGATCAACGCGGTGTCCTTGACCAGGATCAGCCACAGGTTGGACATCCCGGGCAGGGCGTTGGGCAGCATGCCAGGGAGCACGATGCGGTAAAAACGTGTTAGGCGCGAAAAGCCATAGGCATCGGCGGCTTCCAGCTGCCCTTTGGGGATTGCCTGGATGGCACCACGGAATACTTCGGTCATGTAGGCGCCCTGCACGAAGGCGAGCACACCCACGGCGGTGACGAAGCCGCTAATCTCGATGTGCGTATCGCCGCCGAATTCGGCGAGCAAGGCGTTGAGCGCCTGGCTGCCGGCGTAATACAGCAGGATGATCAACAGTAATTCGGGAATGGCGCGGACCAGCGTGGAATACGCCGTGCCCAGGGCGCGCAGAGGGCGCCAGGGGCTGAGTCGCGCGGTGGCGCCAATGAGCCCGAGGCCGAGCCCGATGGCATAAGCCAGCAAGGCGATTTCCAGGGTTACCAGAGCGCCTTGCAGGATCGGGCCGAGCCATTCCAGCAGGCCATCGCTATGATCGCTTGGCATGGTCGAATCTCGCAGTATCGGAACGGGACCGGCCGGGCATGCCCGGCCGGAGGATCGCGAGGCGGATTAA
This region includes:
- a CDS encoding nucleotidyltransferase family protein, with translation MPCKRVVAVIMAAGSSRRFGEQDKRRALLAGGETLLNASFAHAAEAFTHCRVVLRDTETPAHFGLDEHAPVIGVAHAERGLGTSLAEAFATLAGDPSLADVQAAAILLGDMPAIRADTLRRLQHAADVAHIIRPRHAGRPGHPVLFGRDFWPALTRLEGDSGARRLIHQHPACYREVEVDDPGILLDIDTPSDLQHLAAPADGGARR
- a CDS encoding XdhC family protein; this encodes MQHLDLQVIERALDWARDGETVWLCTVLATFGSSPREPGSLFVARGDGRHAGSLSGGCIEEDFLERLTRGAFEMPVTTLRYGDGHADGPAVTLPCDGILDVLIERLPATPASLAHLEAVHDVLRGQHQAVREVDLATGAAMLVEDDDNGPRVTCDAHHARVRLGPVARLIVAGMSPVALACAEFARSMGFEVIVCDPREEAWEDVALPGIRTRRELPSAFIASGASHAATAIVALTHDPRLDDLTMIEAVRTPAFYIGVMGSRRTSTARAERLARTGGLSEEDIERLHMPIGLALGSKTPAEIALAVMADIVRVRRGKARDAL
- a CDS encoding ABC transporter ATP-binding protein yields the protein MSSAPAPLSTPEATPASPETAVAERSAVADSLVAEPPSADSRYLRLQGLSKRFGATSVFEGIEADIARGEFVTLLGPSGCGKSTLLRAIAGLTAVDAGHVEVDGETITHLPPQKRGIGMVFQHYALFPNMTVFDNVAFGLRMHKVPSAERQQRVDETLSLVELETHAHKHPHQLSGGQRQRVALARSLVLEPRILLMDEPLSALDARIRQHLREQLRNIQQQLGLTTLFVTHDQEEALMMSDRIFLMGKGNILQQGDGEALYTRPASQEVAGFMGAYNCLDAQQASSLLGYEADAAQVVFRPEALYLKSTMDEINDPTTPSHLGPGCGGVIVQRRLLGNVIRYRVECQGFSLHVDALNRGARYLLPEGANVMVHADLEEARIL
- a CDS encoding ABC transporter permease, yielding MVAGALVLSLVLILPVAFLAHTRYPRLDRWMNVLILAPFAVPPVVSSVGLLQLYAGGPLPLVGTPWILMLTYVSIALPFMYRSLINSLRSFEANELMEAAQLLGASPLTAFFNVILPNMRLGIRIAIFLSFSFLIGEFVFANMLVGTRFETLQIYLFNVRRESGHFTSALVITLFVFILILTWLGNGRGEITAPEAGDT
- a CDS encoding ABC transporter permease gives rise to the protein MTARRFISPAILCMVPFFVVFAAFQLAPLVFVAINAFRVGDGWGLAHFQEIIASAFYRQAMWRTLEIAIVSSLAGIVIAVLTCYSLTRLGGRWRRLLIAFTNMASNFAGVPLAFAFIILLGANGALTLALQRVGLFEDFSLYSRSGLMIIYTWFQVPLGVLLLLPAFGTLRAEWRESASLLGARRHDYWRYIGLPVLWPSIAGTLTILLANAVGTYATVFALVGNNYNLMTIRIANLVAGDLFLQPELASALSLLLVGLLATITLIQQRLLRRSHHVTDH
- a CDS encoding alkaline phosphatase family protein, with protein sequence MSQRIILVVLDGLNHAVGHHAMGYLNALCEAGRATYHSLDCELPAMSRPLYECLLTGRRPVDSGVVHNEVVRRSHEVSLFDLAVGQGRRTAAAAYHWVSELYLEAPFDRTRHRFHQNEKSAIQAGLFYWRDHYPDDHLFSDAEMMRQLQGPDFLLVHSMNIDDSGHRHGADSAQYRNAARHADVALADYLPRWREAGYQIVVTADHGMNADRSHSGTLPEERHVPLWTLGEGFTNQRLDGLRQTELCGTLATLMGLKHTKAYHEALLAPEILERPDVQTAHIAPHDHEGIEQ
- a CDS encoding ABC transporter substrate-binding protein; its protein translation is MKSPRFPLASLPLAVLASLALFTGTANAAQPNMDDLIAAAQQEGRVDSLGMPDSWANWKDTWADLKEEYGLEHSDTDMSSAEEIAKFRAEGENASADIGDVGIAFGPIAVEQGVTQPYKPSHWDQIPDWAKDEDGHWALAYTGTIAMIINKDLVPEDERPHAFADLLEGDYSVAVGPVGSGAQNNAAVLAAAYARGGDESDLQPGLELFGDLAEQGRLSLTDLTIAALEKGEIEVGLLWDFNALNYRDQIDRDRFEVSIPSDASVVSGYTTIINKYAPHPDAAKLAREYIFSDAGQANLAKGYARPIRAEHLDFDDATAAKLLPDSEYANARPIEDFEAWEQTSRQLPQLWQSEVLTRQH
- a CDS encoding UTRA domain-containing protein, with product MSAPRTQPIALECHHSTPGSVSTPTWHRLRDALLALIDSLGNNRKRPCRLPAEREMIARFSTTRITLRDALTQLEGEGRIYRENRRGWFIAPSRLHYDLLAGLAFHDMVESQQRQASTLLLSASTVPAPLHIARRLWLSEGSAVQRIVRVRAIDGRRVLYVEHHLRPDCFPGILDFDLAQHSLTALYRHEYAIRIARVDYELGSTIFGGPAGEALHATPGTAAQRITRINRDQNGRVVDCDDEYWRHDAIELALSAVPRGG
- a CDS encoding ABC transporter permease, giving the protein MDFSWLSDPFYQKALWTGFVNTLWLVAVSAVCGFALAVVFAVTRLRGPRPLAMLVTGLTTVVRGTPLLVQLFFFYDGVGRLLPEIPGVQESLIWPLLRDPFFYGALTFTLSVGAYTGEVLRGALLSVPEGELAAGRAFGLNRWQILYRLWLPRAIQMCLPTLTGELVLLLKSVPLVSTIALMDLLKAANMVRDETFLVYEPLLLIAGIYLALTLVLTSVMRLIEHRFPGARPAAPKRRRLLPG
- a CDS encoding ABC transporter permease, yielding MPSDHSDGLLEWLGPILQGALVTLEIALLAYAIGLGLGLIGATARLSPWRPLRALGTAYSTLVRAIPELLLIILLYYAGSQALNALLAEFGGDTHIEISGFVTAVGVLAFVQGAYMTEVFRGAIQAIPKGQLEAADAYGFSRLTRFYRIVLPGMLPNALPGMSNLWLILVKDTALISVIGFEELFFTAQQAAASTRDYALFYALAGALYLVMTLGSNALFARAERYVRRGQPST